In the genome of Vanessa cardui chromosome 11, ilVanCard2.1, whole genome shotgun sequence, the window cttagcaacggattttgatgcggtttttttaaatagatagagtaattcgagaggaagggtttttgcatataatacatggaaaatataataaagaaacgctgataattttagaagtttgtagttgtgatgttgtaaataaacaaatagggCACGGCGGAGTGAcaatatacgcaaggcggcaggcaggagctggatgcgagtagccggagaaagaccgcagtggcgtgcgcttggagaggcttatatccagcagtggacaaaaacgggctgatgatgatgaaataaacaaattctgtagtatatttagtatcagcattgcacccgtggaAAGCCGGGTCAGGTCGTTAGTATAGTTATAAAGAGCTGAGACAGCCTGAATTTTACCGGAATCATAACCAAAGACTAAGGGTTCGTACTCGAGCAGACACAACTGAATGCACGTGCTTAACTCGTGTATAGTTCGTGTGGAGGGATGATGGGAAACTTTAAAACAAAGCAGAACTATAACAGTCAAAAATCAAACACTTTTTTTGGAAATAAGCAACTCGGACCTAAGAATGACCAATAGAAACACAACGCTACGCTTCCTTATCAAATCCCTCTTTTgtagttgaattataaattttcaaatcttACAATTACATATGATCATTCTAGGGGTACCAAGTCTCGTCTAAGGATGAATTGcctcattaattcgattaaattgAGGTCCCTTCGAAATGAACACGTTATCTTGCGAGacataattaatgttttgataCGTGAACTACTGCAATCATgtcaaaaagaaaacattcaaGATCTGTATTTTACCTTTAACTTACGGCTATGAAACTTGGTCAATAATACTTCCCCACAAGGTAAGGCTAGCAAAAAGCCAACGTGCCATGGAAAGAAGCAtgattttcaaatcaaattaaataaaaatatattattcaagtaggcttttgcaagcattttcgaatcatcatttaacaactatatttagtgaagctacaaccggttgGAAAAGTAGAtaccgataagaaccggcaagaaactcagtaattactcgtTTTGAATATACTAGCTGACAGAGTCAATAACGTAGACATAAGAACAGTAAAAAAACTCACAAACAATCTTACCCGGATAGgctaagtgagccagtgtaaatacaaacACAAGGATAGCGTCTCGGTAACCatgatgtaagtaatagttttaCGGCGCCAATGGGATGAGCAGACTACTTATCATCAGGTAGGCTATTGCAGTCTTCTTAATTATGGCACAAAAAATATAGTGCCACCAATCTAGATGGACATAAAGAACGCCTTAAcgaaatttgtatatatatgattattctgatgtttttctttttttaatagtataggAGGCTCATCAGACGATAAGTGACTACCACcttccatggacatctgcaacaccagagggctagcagatgcgttgccggtctttaagAAAGGTGAAAGTATAATTTAGTCTAAATATTTTAGACCAAAATTTGAAAATACTATGACTAGTACTCAATATATGTTCCATTCAACAGAATACTTCAAAACCTAGGACACGCTTTCCGTCTTAAATAAGAATATCAATTTGGTGGATACTGAGAGCCCAGATGGGctggtggttagaacgcgtacatcataaccgatgatcgcaggtttaaaccactgaattttcatgtcccTTATTTGTGTATAGTTCACCTCGTGttcgaaaacatcgtgaggaaacctacatgtgtgtAATGAcctcgaaattttgccacatgtaaatccatcaacccgcattgtgCATGGAATATGCTCGTAATCtcctccacaaagggagaggcccagcagtgggacatttgcAGGCTGTACATGTTTATGACCCCCGATCTTCTAAGTGCAGCTCGTACCACAGTCCAGCATGTCGAATGAATTACTATATTGAAACGCTATGTGCGCACGctaattacaacaatattagTAACCTAAATACATACCTACCTCGAAATCGAggcagtattttaaataatagtttagtaAACTTTACTGGCGATAGAATATGTATTtgattaacattattaaaagtatataccTGGAGATGATGGTATTTACGACTTCTGTggtcgagttttttttttatgtataccataaaaaaaactgttggccgacaagcatatgggccacctgatggtaagtgatcaacatcacccatagacaatgaagctgtaagaaatattaactattccttatatcgtcaacgtgtcaccaacattgggaactaagatgttatgtcccttgtgcctgtagttacactggctcactcacccttcaaaccggaacacaacaatactgagtactgttatttggcggtagaataactgatgagtggatggtacctacgcagacgggcttgcataaagtaaagtagtgtGAACAcccgttttcatgggtacgccactctgaggttccgggttTGATTCCGGGcatgtttatggtaccgtcattacttctaattttccataacataaccAACTAAAGGAAGTGCAAtactttattgataaaaaaatcaccATTATctacaatttaaatttggaacatattctaattcattttatttaattaaaatctatattaatattacgtgaaagtaactctgtctgtctgtcgccttTTACGaccaaatcactgaaccgaatttgatgaaatttggtatgaagcgatcttgaaatccaagaaaggacatagacatTGGCTTACACATGGAATCAACACACTTAAACAAGAACGAAGCTGCGGGAAATAATAGTtgattatgatatatgtataataaaaaatctgtgTTTAATTCAGATCAATTGAAACGAGAAAATAGACGTTGATTGTTGttgcttgtaaaataaaattaatataaaaaaattcattaaattgttgcattctattatatatagtagaatattatgaacatattaaataatttaaagattaaaaaaggttatgattttattatgacCCACGAACGCATTAAGATTTAGAAGATGGTATGacgatattaatatatctattttttaaatgcaatacaatattaaaataagtaaataaaattaacctaactttcatttacttttaatatcgaGTGCGGAAAACacagaattttgaaaaataataattgtttaatattattataattatttatcgaataaaatttaatattgaatgaattaagattttaaagttacaaataaattaatgtatgaaTTAATAAACTTTGAGAAATAATTGTAATAGTTGTATTGttacaaaactaaaaaataaggTCAATTTAAAGGagattgtatattataaatttaattaaattaaatattttgtaattaattttttaaatataaaaagaaaatgtgaTCTGAACACTGAACTATTGCATATTAATGATATTGTaaggattttaaaatattaaatattgtctcAAAATTCTTGTTTGTTGTATTTAGTTCAgtgttatattacatataataaaatgattcaaaACTATACGTATTGCGTTGAATTATGTTACCAGATATTAATAAGAATTTGTCAATTTTCAATGAACGTTTTCTTAAACTCTTAAAGAAACTTTGATCgtcaactatttttattgtttcattaataacaaAAGGTTGTGAAAGATAAAAATTTGTAGGTTTATTGTTACCGATCTTAACTCTAACGGGTTCCGTACATTCAAGCATCAATTAAATACTGTTTTCGATCAAATCAATGCCACTCATTTTTATTAAGAGGCTCTTTGTCACTACAAAGAACTTAACAATGAAACGTAATCAGATTTTAATGAATACGTAAACATTATAAGCAAACAGTGTTTATAAAAGAGTAattcaatttgtttaaaaaaatgatattcttttttcaaattcaaattgatACTGGTCAgtgataatatcataaaatatttttaattttatcaaaataaatttagtaaagttcaaaattggaatttaactttttaatgtttgtgtATTCGAATCAAATAGAggatgtgtaaaataaaataccttttatagtatttaacatatatatttctttgagcttttaattgcattttgaaatacaacataaaatattaaataagattattaaatttGGTAAAATCAATATTCAACACCATTTTTTCATTAAAGAATGAGCAAAATTCCCTCATCAGAGCTAGcgtatacataatatttgtcataatgtttcattattatcGTTAAAATGATAGTTtacgattttaaaattttcagtttCACATTTTCGACCTCTCGGCGTACCACTGACTGCACACCACGTGACCACCAAACGAATCCAAAGCAAATGAACTTCTATTAATTAACAGCGGTGCGTCGACAGATCGAATCACATTGATATCTTGAAACTTACATTAAAcagtttacaatattattttttttataatatataaaagagtTTTCACTCACAAGTACCGTATATACATCATCGTATAACTGTTTTTAATGGAAGAAATCTCATTACAGCGTACTAAACGTATACGTATGTAGTCGtccttttaaagaaaaaaatgtataattatcacttttttttatttaaaatacaattggtTGATTTGGACAACCGATTTATGCGCTGATACAATGGTATACACGTGTTCACAGAAGAGTCGCCTTAAAGTACGTACTtaacactaaataataaatagcattCTCGCGTGGAGAGCGTATCTAGAGCGAAATTTACACTAAGGAGATTGTAATATTGCATGCTATGACCGACTGCGTCGTATTTACACGAACCGAACACGAACTTATTGAGATTTGGTCTCCGAGATTACGGGCGTCGGATCTCAACACTTCACGTAAGGAATAAGCTtccaaaatatacataaaataaactaaagtcGTTAACCCTAACTctgatttacataaaatttaagtaactcGAAAAATGATATTGCAacgaattttcataaaaatactgaCAGAGCCGTGCCGACACGACCACGCTTCGACGCCGCGGGACCGCCGAGCGGCGCGCAGCCAGTGACAAGATTACGAACGAATTTCATCATTTTGGATTATtagcaaaaaatatacatttacaagAGATCGAATCGAACCTTTAAGACTTAATGTgacttatatttacaattatcgAAATGGAATTACAACGTAGTGTGGAAGAAAAGCCGCGGCTACCGGCCGCGCGACAGCCGTCCCTCTCCTAAAggcaatattttgaaaatattctctTATATCTAAACGAACGTAAGACGTTTGGCGTATACTTATGTCGCTAGTCGTAAATTACACTAACCGAACTATGCGGTGAACTCTAACGATtacctaaataattaaattggcaAAGAGTTTGAAATACTTAACGTCGCGTCGCGACCTAACCCTAGAAAGGTTCAACGTATCAGGATATGGTATCATCACAACTGATGGCCGGCCGACCCTTACGCCTACACGTACTTGCTGGATAGCTGCTTTGCCAGCTCCGTATATTTGAGAAATTTAGAGTGGGGACTTTCGTCGAACGACTGCGATGGACTGCGCGGGTCTTGCGGTGAAGCCGCGTTGGAGCCCCCGCTCTTGTGAGCACCGGGAGAGCCTGCTGCCGGAGGAGCCTTGACTGGAACCGGATCCGGCAAAGCACCATCTTTAACGAAATGCATCTTCGACAGATGATGCCGGTAGGCGCCCTTCGATATAAATGGCGTGTCGCATAGAGCGCATTTCATTATAGAGTCGGTCACTACTGCGTCATTGCAAGCCCAGCTGAATGTTAAGATGCTGGGTGGCCCGGCGGGAGACGGAGCAGGTGCgggagcgcgagatgaattcgTCTCAGTTTTATCGCATAGCTTTTGCAAGGCCGCTAGCGGGTGGCTTCCACTGCGACGAGAGGAACTTGGTTCGTTCGATGAGCCCCCGCCAGCGAGGCTATCGAACATAGAAGAAAGTGCGCCTAAGCTAGAGGCTGGTTTTCTATCAGCGCCCGGAGTCGGCGCGGAACGATCGCTAGCCGGGCTACGAGGGCTAGCGGCAGGGCTCGGGCCCTCGCTCTCACGCTTAGGGACGGGTGGTTTAATATCTTCTTCGGTCGCACTACTAGGCCTTGCTTGATCCTCGTCATCGTCTATCTCAGTCTTAACCCTAACCGGCTGGCTGCTCAAATCTACACCGTTTTCGCGTTCCTCCTCATCAGCTATCTCTTTTTTTATCCTAACATCTGTAGGGCGGTCCTCTGAGGCGGGGGTTTGAGAACCGCGCGTGTCGGGAGTTGTACGCGGGGTCATGTGATAAGAGTCTAGTTTCCTATCAGGAGTAAGAGATTCGACCCTACTTCCCCCCCTCTCAGACATGGAGCTAGATTCGCTTCCGCTCCGTTCTCGGCGACCGTATCCCTGCTGATGATGATAATTTCTTAACATGCTCATGGTTTGCGCGTCCACGAGTGGTTTAGTGTAGTCTACGCTCTCGTCTATACCTAACCTTTTCAAAATACTAGAGCCAATTGGAGCGTGCGAAGCTCCTCCTGGCATACCAGGTACCGAATGCCGCGAGCGAGTATCGAAGCTTTTTTCTATCAACTGTTCTATGGCATTGAGCACGGATGGCGAAGAACTTTTATCATTGCTGGCATTGTGGTCTTTGGAACTGGGAGAAGAATCGTTAATTGAAGAAGGGGAACGGTGATGTGCGGATCCAGGCGAGGGAATTTCCTCATTGATACTCTTGCGCCCATCGCGGCCGGTGGGCGTGATGTGGCCAGGGACATCGGGTGGAATGATGTTATTAGAAAGGAGGGCACTTTTTAGAAAATTCCTTTGGCTATTAGACATGGGTGCGCCTATGCATTGACGAATATGCTCTACGAAAACTGCGGTCTCTATCTTATCACCGCATTTTTCACACGTAATTCGGCTACCAGCACCGAAATCCCTAATCGGCTTTCCCATAGGAACGCCGTTGCCTTCCCCGTTTTTAAATTCGTGCTGCGCCCTTTCGAGTTCGAGTAGCTTTCTGACCGGTAACGACTTCTTTCTTTTTTCTCGCGTCTGACGTCTCCTACCACCGCTCTCAGTAATGGAACGCATAATATGTTCTTTATAATGTGAATTCTTAACCATATGATTACTCAATTCTTTTAAGGAACTAAACGCTTGGTCGCAAACCTTACAAGTTAACACAGCGCTAACGTGACTACTGGTGCCCGTCGTGGGCGGGACAGCATTATTAGTACCGGGCGTGCTTGAATTAGAACCCTTTGCTTCATCCGATGATTTCCACGATATTATTTGTTCTTGAGATATTATGTTAGTGTAATGCTGAGTGCGCTGCATGTGACTGGTCATCTCAGCCAGCGAACGGAAGCTCTCAGCGCACCACATACACTTCAATATTTGTCTAGTTTGTTCCGCCCCTTTGCCTAACCAGACGTCTTGACCGCGGACCAGTTTTCTAGGTATGggcatattttctttaattaacatGTTGAGATCGTTATGATTCGGTTTAGACGATCCACTCGAAGAAGAAGAATTATGAGATGGTGTGGAAGGTGAGCTCGACGGAGGTTGTAGCGAGGCAGGTAATGGCGCACCACTTGATGGGGGCACCGAGACGCTAACGCCGCAATGCTTTGCTTCTTTCATATGAACAGTCAAATCTGCCAACGAGTTAAAGCTCTTCTTGCACCAAACGCATTTGAGGACATCTTTAGTCTGGTCAGCTCCCTTGTTCAACCAGTGAGATTGCCAAGCGGAGTGGCGGGCGGCAGCATTTGGTGTGAGTCCTGCACTTAATGCTGCGCTTTGAACTGATCTAAACAGCTCCTCGCCGCCTAGTCTACTCAATTCACTCATCTTTTCGAGTGCTTTGGTTGCATCGCTAGGCGTTGGTGCACCATGTTTTAATTTTCCGTTCCAATCGGATGGCACACCGCCCTTAGGCGATAAACTGGCAGCGGCAACAGCGGCTGCAAAATATGGCAGATGAGGGGCTACCGGTGTCGTCCATGGGGTACTGATTGGTTTAAAATCAGACGACCGTGAGCTCTTCCTAGTCGGAACTGGTGACGGAGAATCTTCCGGTCCTCTCTTCCTCGTGCCTACTGATAGATCCAATGGACCGTTTTCATTCTTACTAAGATTGACTGCGTCATCGACGTCCTCTTCATCGATAGGAGATTCACTTCGCTTTGTGCTAAAATCAAGAACGGCGTCGGATCGCTCAGCGTCCGTCATGTCTTCTTGGCACGACATGAGTAGTCGCTGTTGGGCGGCCGCGGCGGCGGCGCCTAGGTAAGCGGCGACTGCGGCGGAATGGGGCGGCAACAGCGCAGCGGGCAGGGCGGCCGGCAGAGCTGCCGACAGCGCGGCCGGCAGCGGGAGGCTCGGCGCGCTCCGACCCGAGTACACCGAGTCGTTGGAGGGACATCGCGGCGCGCCCGACGACTCCCGCGATAAACATCTAGGACTCTCCCTGCGGACAATGACATAGAaccgttaaaattatttacaaccaTATAAATATTTCCCTCTGAATTTGCATAAACTAGTTTacgacattttaatatttataaggacgtatatgtacttatataattttgtcaCATTGAATATTAATGATAAGATTAGCAGCTTTTTATTGTGAATAGAAGTtcgttcaaatttaataaaatatttaaaaatgtaaatagctGCCGTATCTATCGCTCTAACAGCTCAtcgtttgtttttaatattaaaaatatacgattaattcaaaaatgaggagaaaaaataaaatgaatgattCCGATATAAGCACACGAGTTTTTAGCGTAAATCatttattcatttgtataaaaaagaAACTGGTTTAATGACCGACAAAAAATAACATCGTTAATGAAACTAAATTCGACGTCATTTACATAAAAAGAATTCCTAAATAAATCAGTATCAACACCTAATAAACTGACTTACAAACAAGAATACTAATtcacaatagaaataaaatatacgtaatcaCATTTCAATGAGCGTAtaaaagtattcaataaaaCGTTTAGTCATTGttgaaattttgtaaacattgtaattaataaaataaacagtaaaaatatttattaaaatttgaataaatttcacGCATTATAAATCGCAAATGAAATTGTCTTAAAATTCTAAAAGTTGTTATTCCATAGCAGTTGGTTAAAAACAAAATccagaaaacaattttaaaacgttCTGATTACATTCACACAGGCGACAACTCAGAAAatgtattcttttgttttaatgctATACTAAAGGTGAAGATTTCAAATGCCATAACTAAGTTTGCAGACacgaaaatacaaaaacaaccaCTAACAAAAGTTAAAGACAAACGAAAAACACCTAATTCAATTAAAACCCtttataaaaaaggaatattaaatatatcaatatatgtcAATGAGAGACAGtcttatttaacataatacatttttctaAAACAATGAAAACACTTGTATAAAGAAATCCTACCTCACGTGGTCGGCTTCGACGATCATTTTGGACGAAATTTTTTCAGATTATTCCGAACGGTTGATGTCAAAACGTTCTTGGATCCATCAAACAAACAACACTTTATATTCAAagacacttttttttataaaggatGAACTTCCCAGCAGAGTTAGAAATGTAAACACGTCGCGAAAGACGCGCCGCGTAGCCGGCGGTCGAGAGGGAAGTGCGCGGTGCCTGCGGCGGCAGCGGCGGTCCCGCGTGGAATGAGACGCCGCGTGATTTACGACCCGCCTGCAGCGCCCTCTCCCCGCACGCCCCTCACTAGAGCGAGACAGCTGCTCAACGAACCGACGAATCGATGAGAAGAACAGAGACAGGTATCTAGACAGCGCTTTGAGGGGTGGTGCGCTGCGTAATGCAAGCGTGCGTGCTATGCGCGAGGTGGACATGCAATGACGGGCGATCGTTTCGATGACAGCTCTCGACAACGTCGAGCTACTCCGCATAGCTGAGTCACTCGTGACACCAATGAAAACTAGACGATACACGATGACCAATGGCACACTATgtcttataaaatgtattatcaaCATCACATGGAAATGAAATGTTTGTGATACGAGAAGCCTTTATGGAAGTTTTCGGCTTAGTGAAGATTACCCACCCGAATATGAGGTTACTGACAAGAAAATCTCCTGTAACAAAATGTCAGCACGAGCCTTTTTAACGAGGCCAGGATGGACAAGGGACGATGGATTTACACGTATCACGAACAGATTTCCTGTTTGGACGCCGAAATATTATGCCTTCTTaccttaaaataacaattcgcTAGAAACATATTTCacattgagaaaataattctaattatattatgatacgctttgataattaattaatggtaTTAATAATCGAAATAGATTCTTATAAGATTAAATAACGAAATCAAAttcgttatttatttgataacaaaaattgcaatatgttaatatattggGTAgtcttttgtatattatttacctcgacactatataatttattcctttaaCAATTTGGCCACGTTGATGGGCATACGTAACcggaattaatatttcaaattgaaaatgAAGTATATTAAAACAGAGGACATCTGTTATACGAGTTAGCGTTTGGATGTATGGAACACAAATGCCTCGTAATATTAGTTCTTCATCCACGACCAGACAGAGAACAGTATTTAGAAATATGAAACTCCAAAATCTAAACAATAGACCCAGGATGGATGCTTCAGAGCTCTGTAGAGAATGTTTATGATTGATGATGTCTCTTCACTGCAGCTAATTGACAGTGATGGAACAGGCAACGTTGATACAGAACCAATATATAATTTGCTGCTAAGAAAAcctaacattaaatataatttaacataatgcCATaacattaagatttaaaatcGTTTGTCAAATGATTATTCATGTTTTAATATGAACGCAGTAAGTGCTACCTGCCGTGTGAAgtccaatttttatttgtttaaatatactaattaagttgttaaaaaattaaaattaaatcactgacaaatcttttaattaatgcgtcgtaaaaaattgtatagTGAAGATTAAATCTGAATGAGAATGAGAGTATAGTTTTCTATGACACAAAGGTAATCAGTTATACgcaaaatttaaagaaatttaaataatattgtaagaaaataaataaattgacgtatcaaatatatacaaacggCCGATTACTATTCTTTCATCCTAATCATCGTTCAAAatcaattacatatatgtataatttttttgttataggtaATACAGTACGTTTTACGCAACGGttctttttataagtattaatttttaaaaatacccaGCGCTTAATCAAAATGAATCCGCAAAAACAGCTACCATTAATGCAAGATTATAAATcatgttctttaaaaaaaactcagcGTATTATCAACCACGATAATTATCTAGATAGTGCGATCCATCGCTGCAATGTATCCACGACGGAGACTATAAAACAGATATTGATGGAGTGTCAAATGAAAAATTCTTGATCATTTTTAGTGTCACTACCTACTAGCTGTCACTATCGCGCATCCATTCATTTCTCCGTTCCGACcaatatgttttgatatatcAGACGACTTAAATCAGCCTCTAGGACATTGCAATAAGAGTGATCGCCGGCGTCGTTCTGATTGGTCGAATCAAGAACGTGGACAGCAGTCGACAACTGATCATCGAAAACAATGGGATCGTTAAAGTGGACACTGCGGATTGAAGCCGAGACCACCGTCAAGTAGACAATGTGCTCGTGTCAGAAGTGTTATGAATGCATTGTACGAGATAGCATTCAGTTGGATCACCGATATTTCCAGCATATAATcgtacaaatttaatttcagaACTCATAATGTCTCACCAAATTCTGGTGAcacaactaaaaattaaaaacgtattgttattaaattaaataaaacaaagaaatataagcCCAATGCAAAGAGGCATAAAATAGACAGTCGACagtcataaaattaatgttgtcAAATTCTGAATGTTGACACTGAACAGCTCGtagcaaaaataattacaattccaACGACAGTTCCCTAGGCGAAGACCTAAACCATATTACGACTCTAGGAATAATTTGAGTAtagtattcattatattttaggtCATGATTAAAGATATTGTTAGAATAATATTACCTTTCTGCATGAGGGTCCTGTATGAGGGTGGCTGGTATGCTGTGCTCGATGTCCCGCTCATCGGGCGCAGGGGAGGCGCGGGACGCAGGGGACGCGGAACGCGATTCGCCTTCGCCCCCGCCCCGCGCCCCCCTCTCACGCTCGCCGCGTTCCTTCACACCGCTTTCTGGGCTTGTGGCTTCTTCTGTGGACAAGGAAAAGTTGTTGTTAGGTTCATTGTATCTATAGTCTGCGAAGTAAAATATTCCTGAAGATACTTATAGGACACGAGAACATTGGTCACTTGTTGGTACAGAGTTACCATAGCACATATTCACCATTCCCTACACACCATTAGGACTACAAATATAGCGTCAATTCATATGGCCATATTCGATATAAGACTAAATCTTATATGCGTAATCAAATAAACCTAGATGAAAGACTTGCATCTTTATTGGAAAAATCGAAGTTTTAAGGGATCAGCCTTAGCTTATTGTATTACTTCCGCACTTGATTTAAAGTTAGACAATATGAAATCGAAAAATGGAGTATTGAAAATGCTCACGCAGCGTCGTCGAAcactaatatttattgtaatggaAAAACACTTAAGAGATATAATAAAGTGTCATTATGATGTTACTATGATAAAATaggaaaaatacattaaaatgggGCTATCGTGAAGGCATTGCGCAAACAACATGTGAttaatgattgattgattgttgTGTTAGTCATCGACCCGGGCGGATCAATTATTCAAAGTTCGTTATCAGCTGACATAATTTCGATAAATCGATAACGACCATGTTTCTACACCAGCACTTATCATCGATAGAcagcaattaaaatatacaaaatccgTCCGTTGTCATTCAAATCGTAATAAGGTTA includes:
- the LOC124533504 gene encoding protein tiptop-like isoform X2; this translates as MCLICVISLRKYYIILLAAQEATSPESGVKERGERERGARGGGEGESRSASPASRASPAPDERDIEHSIPATLIQDPHAERESPRCLSRESSGAPRCPSNDSVYSGRSAPSLPLPAALSAALPAALPAALLPPHSAAVAAYLGAAAAAAQQRLLMSCQEDMTDAERSDAVLDFSTKRSESPIDEEDVDDAVNLSKNENGPLDLSVGTRKRGPEDSPSPVPTRKSSRSSDFKPISTPWTTPVAPHLPYFAAAVAAASLSPKGGVPSDWNGKLKHGAPTPSDATKALEKMSELSRLGGEELFRSVQSAALSAGLTPNAAARHSAWQSHWLNKGADQTKDVLKCVWCKKSFNSLADLTVHMKEAKHCGVSVSVPPSSGAPLPASLQPPSSSPSTPSHNSSSSSGSSKPNHNDLNMLIKENMPIPRKLVRGQDVWLGKGAEQTRQILKCMWCAESFRSLAEMTSHMQRTQHYTNIISQEQIISWKSSDEAKGSNSSTPGTNNAVPPTTGTSSHVSAVLTCKVCDQAFSSLKELSNHMVKNSHYKEHIMRSITESGGRRRQTREKRKKSLPVRKLLELERAQHEFKNGEGNGVPMGKPIRDFGAGSRITCEKCGDKIETAVFVEHIRQCIGAPMSNSQRNFLKSALLSNNIIPPDVPGHITPTGRDGRKSINEEIPSPGSAHHRSPSSINDSSPSSKDHNASNDKSSSPSVLNAIEQLIEKSFDTRSRHSVPGMPGGASHAPIGSSILKRLGIDESVDYTKPLVDAQTMSMLRNYHHQQGYGRRERSGSESSSMSERGGSRVESLTPDRKLDSYHMTPRTTPDTRGSQTPASEDRPTDVRIKKEIADEEERENGVDLSSQPVRVKTEIDDDEDQARPSSATEEDIKPPVPKRESEGPSPAASPRSPASDRSAPTPGADRKPASSLGALSSMFDSLAGGGSSNEPSSSRRSGSHPLAALQKLCDKTETNSSRAPAPAPSPAGPPSILTFSWACNDAVVTDSIMKCALCDTPFISKGAYRHHLSKMHFVKDGALPDPVPVKAPPAAGSPGAHKSGGSNAASPQDPRSPSQSFDESPHSKFLKYTELAKQLSSKYV
- the LOC124533504 gene encoding protein tiptop-like isoform X1 — protein: MRSKQQPRPSYRWLSTNENEEATSPESGVKERGERERGARGGGEGESRSASPASRASPAPDERDIEHSIPATLIQDPHAERESPRCLSRESSGAPRCPSNDSVYSGRSAPSLPLPAALSAALPAALPAALLPPHSAAVAAYLGAAAAAAQQRLLMSCQEDMTDAERSDAVLDFSTKRSESPIDEEDVDDAVNLSKNENGPLDLSVGTRKRGPEDSPSPVPTRKSSRSSDFKPISTPWTTPVAPHLPYFAAAVAAASLSPKGGVPSDWNGKLKHGAPTPSDATKALEKMSELSRLGGEELFRSVQSAALSAGLTPNAAARHSAWQSHWLNKGADQTKDVLKCVWCKKSFNSLADLTVHMKEAKHCGVSVSVPPSSGAPLPASLQPPSSSPSTPSHNSSSSSGSSKPNHNDLNMLIKENMPIPRKLVRGQDVWLGKGAEQTRQILKCMWCAESFRSLAEMTSHMQRTQHYTNIISQEQIISWKSSDEAKGSNSSTPGTNNAVPPTTGTSSHVSAVLTCKVCDQAFSSLKELSNHMVKNSHYKEHIMRSITESGGRRRQTREKRKKSLPVRKLLELERAQHEFKNGEGNGVPMGKPIRDFGAGSRITCEKCGDKIETAVFVEHIRQCIGAPMSNSQRNFLKSALLSNNIIPPDVPGHITPTGRDGRKSINEEIPSPGSAHHRSPSSINDSSPSSKDHNASNDKSSSPSVLNAIEQLIEKSFDTRSRHSVPGMPGGASHAPIGSSILKRLGIDESVDYTKPLVDAQTMSMLRNYHHQQGYGRRERSGSESSSMSERGGSRVESLTPDRKLDSYHMTPRTTPDTRGSQTPASEDRPTDVRIKKEIADEEERENGVDLSSQPVRVKTEIDDDEDQARPSSATEEDIKPPVPKRESEGPSPAASPRSPASDRSAPTPGADRKPASSLGALSSMFDSLAGGGSSNEPSSSRRSGSHPLAALQKLCDKTETNSSRAPAPAPSPAGPPSILTFSWACNDAVVTDSIMKCALCDTPFISKGAYRHHLSKMHFVKDGALPDPVPVKAPPAAGSPGAHKSGGSNAASPQDPRSPSQSFDESPHSKFLKYTELAKQLSSKYV